A window of Macrobrachium rosenbergii isolate ZJJX-2024 chromosome 15, ASM4041242v1, whole genome shotgun sequence contains these coding sequences:
- the LOC136846426 gene encoding uncharacterized protein produces MSARPCQVPDLTWGFAQPKRLRQDEPFHLRSSSETDSSRRSTLFVMALSSNALLLIKLLLEFFNWIFHQGRKPSTEPEEDVDALKNFDMASLASESCDRDAEQDSESEADTDSEADTDSDADTESEADTDSESDTDSEADTHSDADSESDTDSETDTDSESDTESESQTDSDFEGDSSVQETSDCEDIEVKRRAQREKLKFEAEARTFEERRQKGRELTAKDENIVPTIVEFFDTSNELVQELQLELPGHYKLSDLQALVRSWMDVEHGQPLTYSVEGELVSPADNLKVLYMAYRRNDNYLHIKFRVAKRFWDYVDACVYNAHQSYPQIENFPPASSSSCDDMIFPLSLR; encoded by the coding sequence ATGTCCGCGCGACCCTGCCAAGTTCCAGACTTGACCTGGGGATTTGCACAACCTAAGAGGCTACGACAGGACGAGCCATTCCACTTGAGAAGCTCGTCAGAAACAGACAGTAGCAGACGGTCAACCCTTTTCGTGATGGCCCTATCCTCAAACGCCTTGCTTCTCATCAAACTGTTGCTCGAGTTCTTCAACTGGATATTCCACCAGGGAAGGAAGCCCTCCACCGAACCTGAAGAAGACGTCGACGCCCTTAAGAACTTCGACATGGCAAGCTTGGCGTCTGAATCATGTGACAGGGACGCTGAGCAGGACAGTGAGTCTGAAGCAGACACTGACTCTGAAGCAGACACTGACTCTGACGCAGACACTGAGTCTGAAGCTGACACTGACTCTGAATCAGACACTGACTCTGAAGCAGACACTCACTCTGACGCAGATTCTGAGTCAGACACTGACTCTGAAACAGACACTGACTCTGAATCAGACACCGAGTCTGAGTCTCAAACAGACAGTGATTTTGAAGGGGACAGTAGCGTCCAAGAAACAAGTGACTGCGAGGACATCGAGGTCAAACGTCGCGCCCAGAGGGAGAAGCTGAAGTTTGAGGCCGAGGCGAGAACCTTCGAAGAAAGGAGGCAGAAAGGGCGAGAACTTACGGCCAAGGACGAGAACATCGTCCCGACGATCGTCGAGTTCTTCGACACGTCGAACGAACTGGTGCAGGAGCTGCAACTCGAACTCCCGGGACACTACAAGCTGAGCGACTTGCAGGCCCTCGTCAGGAGCTGGATGGACGTGGAACACGGCCAGCCCCTGACCTACAGCGTCGAGGGAGAGCTCGTGTCGCCCGCCGATAACCTGAAGGTCCTGTACATGGCGTACCGCAGGAACGATAATTACCTCCACATCAAATTCAGGGTAGCCAAGAGATTTTGGGATTATGTCGATGCGTGTGTGTACAACGCGCACCAGTCCTACCCGCAGATAGAGAATTTCCCCCCTGCGTCCTCCAGTTCCTGCGACGACATGATCTTTCCTTTGTCCTTGAGGTGA